DNA from Phragmites australis chromosome 16, lpPhrAust1.1, whole genome shotgun sequence:
tagatataggaGATGGTACTGTTCCTAGGCCGACATttgtaaataaaaaacatgatgaTGTTCAAAAAGGCGAAACGATTGCATTACTCAAAGAATATATCGATTGTTTCgcttgggagtatcatgagatgccGGGATTTAGCCGTGAGCTTGTAGAGCATCGACTTCCCATAAATTCGGGTTTTAGACCTCACAAACAATCGGCTAGAAAGTTTAATCATAACATCTATGGgcgaatcaaagaagaaataagctGGTTGCTCGCTGCAGGGTTTATTCATCCTTGTAGATATGCTGAAtggatatctaatattgtcccggttgagaaaaaaatagtgataaactgagagtatgcattgattttagagatttaaaaaaaagctactcctaaagatgaatatcctatacCCATCGccgatatgttgattaatgattcTTCGAGTCATAGAGttattagttttttggatggtaaTACGggctataatcaaatttttatggccgaagaagatatgtctaaaacgtATTTCCATTGCCcgggttttgttggtttatttgaatggGTTGTTATGAAATTTGGTTTAAAGAGTGCCGGTActacttatcaaagagctatgaatttgatctttcatgatttgcttggtaTCATCTTGGAGATTTATATCGATGATATTATTATCAAATCGGATGCTATGGATAGTCATGTAGCCGATTTGTgtttagcttttgaaagaatgCGTCGGTATAGTTTAAAGATGAACCCACTTAAgtgtgcttttggtgtatcGGTGGATAAATTCTTAGGTTTCATAATACATGAAagaggcatagagatagatcctaaCAAGATAGCAGCTATAGATAAGTTGGGAGCACCACAATCAAAGAGAGATGTCCAAAAGTTGTTGGGAAAGGTCAATTATTTGAGGTGCTTCATATGTAACTTATCTGGCAAGATTAGTGCTTTTACTCCCATACTTTGGTTAAAGAAAGAAGCCAATTTTCCTTAGGGGGCAAAACAGCAACGAGCTTTTGatgacatcaaaaaatatttatcatcacCTCCCGTGTTAATGGCGCCCAAGGCCAGGATTCCGTTTCGGCTATATGTTGCTGCACAAGAGACGGTAATAGGTGATGTTCTTACACAAGAAAGCGAAGGGAAAGAATATGCGGTCACTAATTTGAGCCAGCGTCTCTTGGATGCAAAAACAAGGCATGCATTTATTGAAAAATTTTGTTTGTCTTTATACTATGTATACACCAAGTTGAGACATTATTTGCTTTCTAGTACTAGTGTGGTTGTGTGCCAAACCGATGTTATTAAGTACATGTTACAAAAGTCAAATTCGATCGAAGAGTGGACCTATGCTttgattgaatatgatttgTCTTATGAACTGTTAAGATCTATGAAAAGCCAAATCGTTgctgattttattgttgatcatcgTATTGATAGTGATACATTGGTTAGTTTGATTAGTGTGTGTCCATGGAAATTATACTTTAATGGCTCGGcttgtagagaaggtcaagGTGTTGGCATTGTTTTAATTTCACCTAGAGAtgttgtttttgaaacatcAGTTCGCttagaatatttttttaccAACAATCAAGCCGAGTACAAAGCTTTTTTgttaggtttgcaaattttaaagtCCATGGGCATGGCATATGTAGAAGTgtttggtgattcattattagtggtgcAGCAAGTTTCTAGAGTTTATAAATGCTTTGATGAgtcactaaatagctatttggatatctgcTTAGATATCATAGTAAGTTTTGATGATTTCACCATCGTtcacatatctagagaagaAATATTATCCGAGTGtttggtaagatgcttgagaaggTAACTATACATGGCTGATGTAATTTACTATCATCCTAAGATATATCATTATACTTGGCCGATGTGAATATCATCGTCCTTAGAACATGCACATATGGTTGATATGTTGTTTGTATCACCCTAAGTCTTAACTTAGAGTAAAAGATGAAGTATTCGTGATTATgctgtgtaaaaatattttttggtgtgcaagctttaccaaaaaataaaggggcatgtgttgatagcaaaaaatggcacAACCAGTTTTTTTATACACCAGATAATTCAGTGATCAATGTCGTGtcatcgccggactatctggtACTTGTAGTTCGATTTGGGCCAGAAGATATACTTTCtggaaaaatagtccggtgaggggCTCAttaaacaccggactatctggatAATGGCATGGGAATTTGGTACAGCGAATAatgctctctgtataaaataatCCGGCGAATGATCTGGTGAAAACGTCGGACTATCAGGTGtgtagaaggtcaatttgcgCCAAAAACTTGTTCTCTGGAACAAATGGTCCGGTGGAGATTTCAGGGTATCACAGGACTATCCGGTAGAAGGGCAATTTGCGTCGAAAACTTGCTCTCTAGAAAAAATGGTCTGGTGGAGATTCCagggtatcaccggactatccggtgagaagaagaagatttttagtCGAAAAAATGTTCTCTAGTGAAAATTGTCCAgtgaggtctttgatgatcttcggatcatccagtgcgtttaaaaggaaaactttgcaaaaattttgctctctataAATATTGGTCCGGAGACATACTCCAGTGAGTATAAATGTGATGTCGGAATATTCGGTGTGTGTAAGACCGAGTCTTAGAATTTCGGCCAAGTGAactcgctggatggtccggtattcTAGAGTTTGatctcaccagaccatccggtatgCAGTTCGAAACCGAATCGAAGTGGATTTGTGAATTTGTTCGGATCTCGTTCGTGATTTTGGCCGAACAGGACATGTTTAGAGTTGAAATAGAGTCCTACTTCAATTCTCTAGggtcaagaccatacccccttataaatagtcaaggggtggaggccgattgTATATTCATCGATCAATCGCATCTATTATATCTACTTTtcattttgcctttactttcttACAACTTAGGGTTAGTTTTTCGTCGGTTTGCTCGTAAATCGTCCGGACGGCGATTCACAAGGTTACCAGTCGAAATTATTGCTTGTTTGCTGGTAAACAAGTCGTGTGTCGCTGCGAAAAGTGATAAGTATCCTTAACGGACTCGTGTTGACGGGGTATTGCCCAATTCCATGCCAACACCATCTTTCTCTGCTTTTTTGGCTCAATATAAAGAGATAAATAACTTCTTAGGTCGTATCTTTTCCTCTCAGCGAAGggaagaaaaataattcttatCGCCCGTGCACGTGCCGTCGTCTCGCTCCAAAGGAGGAAGATGCCCCCGTACAACGAATAATGGTCCCAGATCCAAATCGGGCTGAATCGCACGCAGGGCCTTACTGCGAAAGCTGGGTGCCGCGACAAACCCCGCGTTCACACCACACACCAGAGGGGCAGCCACACCACACTGCAGCGCAGACAAAGGCAGGGCGCAGGCCCCACACCTCGCGACGGGCGTTCACACCTGCCCACCCTGCATTGCTTACGAAACGGTTCCCGCGATCGTTCGCCTGCCGCTCTCGTCGTCGCGGGTATTTAAACGCCGGCCGGAACCACACATCGCCACCACTCCGTAGCCTATCCACATACATAGTCCTCCTGATCCGCCGCCATGTCTACTGCCACTGCCCGCGTCCCCCTGATCGCTCCCTCTTCTCACCACCGGCCGGCCGGGCTGGCGGCGGCTGGGGCGGAGTGGAGGCAGGCCGGCGGCACGGGGATCATCGGAGCTGAGGGGACGGTTGGAGCCGAGTGGTAACGTGCTGCTGTCGATGGTGTTCAGCCATTATTCTGTCCAGTGTTTCCTACTTCAGTCAGCTGAACGTATGTTCTTCGTTCAGCCGTGGCAGCACGGAGCGTGCtgtggacgacgacgacgtgggCGAGCCACGGGCGGTAGTCCGGACGTTGACGTGCGAGCGCAAGCCTCTCGGGGAGGGCTTCGCACTGTGGCGGAGCATTGGCAGGTAACCATCGATCGAGTGGCGACTCGCAATCATAGTCAGGCCATCGATCTccgtacacacacacacagagatatatatatattcctggAGCCTGGAGTTAATTTGCAATCCTAATGTTAAAATTCGCAACTGATTATTTggtttcttgtgcttgttgttcGTTCCTTGCTGCAGGCCTGAGCTGCAGGACTTGGATCCTTTCCTGTCTTTCGACGAGTTCGAGTGTACGTGTGCGCGCTGGCTGGATCACACTTATTACCATCGCGCAATTTACAGCTACTATTTCATGATCTGTCAAGAAAATGATTTTGCTGTAAAAATCATGATATTGATACTGGCCACTTTGTTTCTGTACAAAAATGGCTATCGCTTAAGTGGCCTTTAACATGCTCTTATATATACTACACTTATTGCTCAAGAAAAATGCTAGCTGTGCATAATAATCTTCGATTTTAATTTGCCACTTGATTTTGGAATATATAATCAACACAAAATTCACAgccttccttttcctttcttttttcttcagtTTCTCCTCCAGCTGGCTTTCCTGATCATCCCCACAGAGGTTTGCAACTTCCTTTGACATTATGAATAAATAACTTGCATGTAGAATATAATCATTTCTGAACTCTGATTTTtgtgcttttgtttttgttgtgttgTTTCCTGCGGTACCTCAGGATTTGAGACTGTCACCTATATGCTCGAGGTAACAACTCATACAATTTTCTTGTCCTCCTCAGTCCTAAAATACTGCATAGTTGCTTTAGAAAAATTAAACAATAAACTTGTCATAAACTGAATTTTTCTGACAGAATGCTTGTCCTTCTGTTGCTCCCAGGGAGGCTTGAGTTACCATGACTTTTCAGGCCACAAGGGCACCATCAACACCGGAGACGTTCAGGTTAGGTCTCCTATCAACAACAGCATTAAGCATACAAAGACGACTATTAAGAGCAATTTCCTTCTCTGGTCCCTTTTCTATTCTTATAATATTACTGGCCTAAAAAACCAGTAATACTAATTAGGAGGATGTATATTTTTGAAAAAGGGCGGATGTACTATATATGCACCACTGTAGGACTGAATAGCCTAACAATAAGCATTCCAAATAATGTGTATCTAAATTTCACATATCACAATTGAGTAAAAATACTATAGATTATGTTTCAAGATTTCCTTAATTGCCTCGTTACACTCCGAAGTCCGATATAAAGTTATGAAAGCAGACCTGCAGTAGAGCTGGGAATCTCAAATGCGTAACTGAATGTTACGAGCAACTATATGAAATACAGggaaaaaaacacacacaaactGGTGAGAAAAAGTTGTAAAAATGATTTGGCCGAAAAAACAACAGAAACTGTCTCATTTCCACCTTACAGCTACCGTCCGGTCAAGCAAATCAAGCTCTGTTCATTGCAGAGAATTAATGTACTAACTAAAACGATATCTATTTGGAAACAAGGGGAGTGCGTGCACCATGAATAGGTAGGAAAACAAAAAGTTATTAGGCAGGAAAGGATCATATTACCTGCTTTAGTAAGGAAAACGGTGGTCCACTTGATGCAAAGTGGACGCTGCATCGCCAGCTCCTTTCACCTTTGCTGGGAAGGCTCATGTCAACACTGAAGTATCTAGTATGTCACACTAAAGTTGCACATCACATCTGGTAAAAAAGAAATAGCGGTTGGTTCGGTTTCATTGCATTGCTTTTCGCTTCGTCGGCGGCCTCTGACGACAGGTTAACATCCACCATTAGCGACTCAGAGTACTCCACTCATGAAAAGCATATATAATTATTCAGAGCAGTACGTGCAAGCATACGTGCATGATGGTAAGAGTTGACATTTGTATTGTATTCGTGAGTTGACTTTGGCGTGTGTGCGATCGATGCTTGGATCGATGATGCAGTGGATGACGGCGGGGCGCGGCGTGGTGCACGCGGAGATGCCCGGCGGGCAGGGCGTGCAGAAGGGCATCAACCTCTGGATCAACCTCTCCTCCAAGGACAAGATGTATATGTTCTTCACCGTACCTCACCTTACATGTCCTAGTTTAGTTCACTCAGCTTGGAATCCGAGAATTTCATAGTGTTCATTATTGCAAAACACTTGCGAAATTAATTTCTATGGTGTGCAAATTCAACACAAATCAACAAACATGGTTCATAAAGCACAAGTTTTCATTCTTTCGTTTAAGAAAAGATCTGGCCGTCGAACGGAAAACAAAGTTTGAACACATTTTAGACTTGTTCAACAATACGGGGTTGGCCGTTGCTGATAATTTGCCGCGCGGTGCTGTGCAGGGTGGAGCCGAGGTACCAGGAGCTGGCCAGCCACGACATCCCCACCGCCCACCAGGACGGCGTGTCCGTGAAGGTCATCGCCGGCGAGTGCCTCGGCGTGCGCTCCCTGCTCCGGCCCCGCACCCCGGCCCTGTGCCTCGACGTCACCCTTCGGCCCGGCGCGCGCCTGCGCCAGCCCGTCCCGCGCGGCTGGAGCGCGTGCGCGTACGTCATCGCCGGCGACGCTGTCTTTCAGAGCGCCACCGACATCACCTCCACAGCGGGCGCGCGCACACTCGTCGTGTTCGGCGGCGACGGCAACTACATGGCCGTGCGGGCCGAGGAGGGGGTCGCCGGGGCCGCGGGGGCGAGGGTGATGCTGGTGGCAGCGCGGCCGCACGGCGAGGCGGTGGTGCGGGAGGGTCCCTTCGTGATGAACACgcgggaggaggtggagcaggCCCGGGAGGACTACCGCCACCGCCGCAACGGCTTTGAGATGGCCGATGGCTGGACCTCCGAccacgccgccaccgcctccgtgCATTGATACTCTAGGCCGGAGGCCAGCCGGCAGCTGGGAATCCTAGGATGCGTCGTAAGGATGTAATCTTGTGATGGCAATGTCCATGCGTGGATGGTATCTAATGGGCTGAAATTTCGCAACAAAAAAAGTTTGTGTAGTAGAAACTGTTTGGAATAAGGTCATGATCAATTTGGAATCAATGTCCACATGTGGGCACCGACGAATTTTTCCATTGCGACGGAGCATGTACCTTTGCCTCTCGCGAGTACATGTTCCATCCCAGGCATGTACAATCCAATGACAGTAAGAAAgcacttatttttttatcataagaAGGCACTTAAGTTGCCTTATGCATTGTCACCTAAAATTTTAGGTGATATacagagagaggaggtgagagaAATATATGTCTCTGTCTCACGAAACAACTGCCTCGTAAGCTATGAGTGACTCACGCACCATTGTATTATATGTTGTTGTGATACATTTGCTTTCTTTACTTCTATTGATCTACTAATTAAGGGGGCGTGAAGTTACTATGAATAAATAAAAAGACAACCAATTATAAGGGTTGTCTGTTAATTCATCTTATGATTATGTGAAGGCTATGAGACGGCCTATAAGGCGTACTACTATACGGAGGCAAGCAGAAAACCGAATATAATTCTACAGCAAGCATcacaaaaaattgaattttgggCTAACCTCAGAAATTGTTAGCCACCATCTAAAACGAGTAGTACCAATAACACATTGCACAAACATTCACATATATTCTCAAGCATATCACAAAGAGCAATAAAATACAGCACATAGTCACCACATTCACATACGCATATCACAATGATCACAAGTTCAACAAAAGTCGCAAAACCTCTCGGATACTAAGCGTCTCTTGACCCTTCTGCTCTTTGCTACAGTAAAGAGGGCGGCATCACAAAGGCGATTGAGCTTCCGATGTCGATTTCGCCGGTTCCCCTTCGATTCCGGCAGCCTCTCCGGCGCCGGAGTTTGAGGGGAACCATGATTTTGGTGTCCGATGAATATATCCTTCCCTTCTAGTGTAAATCTTTGTAGGATAGGATTAGAGATACCCATGGTGATGTGGTCGCATGGGTGCTTTGGTGCCTTTGGCGTCTTCTCCGGCACCAGCGCGTTCTGCGCCATCATCTTCGGGGCGTATTGCGCGATGGTTAGCGTTTGTCGGTGGTGCTATCGCTGATTATTCCATTTTGGTCAAATAGCGTCGTCGACGACTTCTCCATGGTGGCTCCTGCTCCTCCAGGTGGTCTTCGGCGCCCTCGCGTTCGATGAGTGCTTCGGCGGTCTCTCTGTGAGGTATGTTTACCTCAACCTGATGCGGTCGGGTTGGAGGTCCTGCATCCCCATTTTGGGTATGTTTCCTTCCACGTCACTGGGTTTAGATCcggaggtggtggatctggCTTCTGGGCTACTGACTGCCGCTAATCCGGAGTTGGTGGCGCCGGATTTGACTTCTTTCTTGCCTGGTGAAGCGGCGGCTAATATTCGTTCAGTGGTGCTTATGCGAGTCAATGGAGTGTTCGGCGTGCTGTCTCTTGCAACAGTCCAAGGCTTGGAGCTTCTTCGCTGGGTAGGAAGGGGGATTTGGTCTTTGTCTTTGATGCTCTACGTTTCTGTGCTTTAGCCCAGTCGCGAGATGAGCGATTGTTTCGATCCGAGGCGGAGAAGATGCATAGGGGAACCTGCCAAGGGCTTCTATGTGATCTCTATTTTCGTCAGGGTTCTCCTTGTATTGAGTGGGATGTAATCTCCGAGTTTACTTAATATATTTCCAACCCGttccataaaaaaaacaaaaaaaaactcaacaaaagtCAAAAGAATATCCTTCCCAGTCTGTGGGGTGCTTCTTCTCCAgtgtttttctctcttttccacCCGTGCCTAGCATGTGGGGGTGCTTCTTCTTCTAAAGATTCATATGGTGCAACTATCCATcacataaaagaaaaggaaattaatGAGAACAATTTataagaaaaggaaattagtgataaatatttataaggaaaataaaattaatgacAACTATTTATAAAGAAAAGGAACTAGTTATAACTTTTGGTG
Protein-coding regions in this window:
- the LOC133896378 gene encoding pirin-like protein codes for the protein MSTATARVPLIAPSSHHRPAGLAAAGAEWRQAGGTGIIGAEGTVGAECRGSTERAVDDDDVGEPRAVVRTLTCERKPLGEGFALWRSIGRPELQDLDPFLSFDEFEFSPPAGFPDHPHRGFETVTYMLEGGLSYHDFSGHKGTINTGDVQWMTAGRGVVHAEMPGGQGVQKGINLWINLSSKDKMVEPRYQELASHDIPTAHQDGVSVKVIAGECLGVRSLLRPRTPALCLDVTLRPGARLRQPVPRGWSACAYVIAGDAVFQSATDITSTAGARTLVVFGGDGNYMAVRAEEGVAGAAGARVMLVAARPHGEAVVREGPFVMNTREEVEQAREDYRHRRNGFEMADGWTSDHAATASVH